Proteins encoded within one genomic window of Gloeobacter kilaueensis JS1:
- the gltX gene encoding glutamate--tRNA ligase, with protein sequence MSEFSSASRLRFAPSPTGYLHVGGARTALFNWLLARKYGGALVLRIEDTDRERSSEAMIEGVIAGLRWLGITWDEGPFLQSGFVERHRAVAYDLLDRGLAYRAFETPEQLEAMRAEAQARQQAYLYKGGIWRAATAAQIEAQLAAGTPYVVRLKTPVSGAFRWHDAVFGDLSGDWSEIEDYVLLRSDSNPTYMLSAVVDDIDMRITHVIRGADHINNTPKQILLYQALGAEPPHFGHLPLILGADRSRLSKRHGATSVLAYRDEGFLPWAFCNFLALIGWSTSDNQEIFATAQELIDRFSLDRISRTNGVFDVEKARWLNSQHLAHHIDLQSLKIALLPHLQALGIAEPLATSFDLSVTLLRSRARTLVELAQMLVPYVGDTFAFDEAALQKNILKSGAEQFLPALIEQIQALDFGDPGAMEAALREFCEAQGIGTGKVFNCIRTALTGQKVSPGIFETLQAIGKPRAIARLERALQLSEAARVASS encoded by the coding sequence ATGTCGGAATTTTCGAGTGCCTCGCGCCTGCGCTTTGCGCCCAGCCCCACCGGTTACCTGCACGTGGGCGGGGCGCGCACGGCACTGTTTAACTGGCTTCTCGCCCGCAAGTACGGCGGGGCGCTCGTGCTGCGCATCGAGGACACCGACCGGGAGCGCTCCTCGGAGGCGATGATCGAAGGGGTGATAGCCGGACTGCGCTGGCTCGGGATCACCTGGGATGAGGGGCCTTTTTTGCAGTCGGGCTTTGTCGAGCGCCACCGCGCCGTCGCCTATGATCTGCTCGATCGGGGCCTGGCCTACCGCGCCTTCGAGACGCCTGAGCAACTGGAGGCGATGCGCGCCGAAGCCCAGGCCCGCCAGCAGGCGTACCTCTACAAGGGCGGCATCTGGCGTGCGGCGACAGCTGCGCAGATCGAAGCGCAACTCGCGGCGGGTACCCCCTACGTCGTGCGCCTCAAGACGCCTGTATCTGGAGCTTTTCGCTGGCACGACGCGGTTTTTGGCGATCTGAGCGGCGACTGGTCGGAGATCGAAGATTACGTGCTCCTGCGCTCGGACAGCAACCCGACCTACATGCTCTCGGCAGTGGTCGATGACATCGACATGCGAATTACTCACGTCATTCGCGGCGCGGATCACATCAACAACACCCCCAAGCAGATTTTGCTCTACCAGGCGCTCGGGGCGGAGCCGCCCCACTTTGGCCACCTGCCGCTCATCCTGGGCGCGGATCGATCGCGCCTCTCGAAGCGCCACGGGGCCACCTCGGTGCTCGCCTACCGCGACGAAGGTTTTCTGCCCTGGGCCTTCTGTAACTTTCTGGCGCTCATCGGCTGGAGCACCAGCGACAATCAAGAGATCTTCGCCACCGCCCAGGAGCTGATCGACCGCTTCAGCCTCGATCGCATCAGCCGCACCAACGGCGTCTTCGATGTCGAGAAGGCCCGCTGGCTCAACTCCCAGCATCTGGCCCACCACATCGACCTGCAAAGTCTCAAAATCGCACTTCTGCCCCACCTGCAGGCGCTGGGCATTGCCGAACCGCTGGCCACCAGCTTCGATCTGAGCGTGACGCTGTTGCGCAGCCGCGCCCGCACCCTGGTCGAGCTGGCCCAGATGCTCGTGCCCTACGTGGGCGACACCTTTGCCTTCGACGAGGCGGCGCTGCAAAAAAATATCCTCAAAAGCGGGGCCGAGCAATTTTTGCCCGCCCTCATCGAACAGATCCAGGCTCTCGATTTTGGCGATCCAGGGGCGATGGAGGCAGCACTGCGCGAATTTTGCGAGGCGCAGGGCATCGGTACCGGCAAGGTCTTCAACTGCATCCGCACCGCCCTCACCGGCCAGAAGGTAAGCCCCGGCATCTTCGAGACGCTCCAGGCGATCGGCAAGCCCCGCGCAATTGCCCGGTTGGAGCGGGCTCTGCAGCTCAGTGAGGCCGCCCGCGTCGCTTCTTCTTGA
- a CDS encoding iron uptake porin — translation MKTNMRALPRVAGCIGLALALGPLPLLAAEEPGMFTDLQTQTESPTSQVNTVSELSDVDPASWAFQALKSVVERYGCLEGYPNKTYLGSRPLSRYEFAAGLNACLEKISELIAAGTADKASKDDLAALQRLAEEFRNELAALRGRVAALEDKTREIESKLFSTTAKLDGSVVMAVTGGGAGSNNTVRLPLAGPTLGDSPLINLVEQQLNRLGVPAPFTRARTVTGDAANVSFVARSTLNIRATFSGTDELLVRMRGVTGQDISSVFPGIAGSLGTLFYAGNPNNFSSPAIRGFSYDGSALANVPVNGTAPVTFDKVRYIFSPFGESVRFFVGPRIDLFEVIDTNSFANNEEFDFSNGFFINNPLVTPLFAGPGLGFDWTISKNFSLRAAYIAASGGSALAFGSGGLTGGNNLVAAEFEIRPSVTSSIKLQYSHYVEQNSLFGIDFSLNGTFGQFTRSVTDVAGFNGEWAITPSVAIFGRFGYAFSDVRFQLSSFVSDVVFGPGSTTTLASNLDSTTWSAGLAFPNFVGSPGTLAVVVGQVPRISSSRDFVFTNGTPPPGAPTQAINGFISSGRETDVELFYRFPITERLTITPDFQLIFDAANIANNPTISVFTLRTVFTF, via the coding sequence GTGAAGACAAACATGCGCGCCCTGCCTCGGGTAGCCGGGTGCATCGGTCTGGCGCTGGCGTTGGGCCCGCTGCCGCTCCTGGCCGCCGAGGAGCCTGGGATGTTTACCGACCTACAGACCCAGACAGAAAGCCCAACGTCCCAGGTCAATACCGTCTCGGAGTTGAGCGACGTCGATCCTGCTTCCTGGGCTTTCCAGGCGCTCAAGAGCGTCGTCGAGCGCTACGGTTGCCTGGAGGGCTATCCCAACAAGACCTACCTGGGCAGTCGGCCCCTGTCGCGCTACGAGTTCGCCGCTGGCCTCAATGCCTGCCTCGAGAAAATCAGCGAACTCATCGCCGCCGGTACCGCCGACAAGGCGAGCAAAGACGATCTGGCCGCTCTGCAGCGATTGGCCGAAGAATTTCGCAACGAACTGGCGGCACTGCGCGGTCGGGTCGCCGCCCTCGAAGACAAGACCAGAGAAATCGAGAGCAAACTTTTTTCGACGACGGCCAAGCTCGACGGCTCGGTGGTGATGGCTGTCACCGGCGGCGGTGCCGGCAGCAACAACACCGTCAGGCTGCCGCTGGCCGGACCCACCCTGGGCGACTCACCGCTCATCAACCTCGTCGAACAGCAACTCAACCGCCTGGGGGTGCCCGCTCCCTTCACGCGGGCAAGAACAGTGACCGGCGACGCTGCCAACGTCAGCTTCGTCGCCCGCTCGACGCTCAATATCCGCGCTACCTTCTCGGGCACCGACGAACTGCTGGTCCGGATGCGGGGCGTAACTGGCCAGGATATCTCGAGTGTCTTTCCAGGCATCGCCGGATCGCTGGGCACCCTCTTCTACGCCGGCAACCCCAATAACTTCTCCTCCCCGGCCATCCGTGGCTTCAGCTACGACGGCTCTGCCCTCGCCAACGTGCCGGTCAATGGCACCGCACCGGTCACCTTCGACAAGGTGCGCTATATCTTCAGCCCCTTCGGCGAGAGCGTCCGCTTCTTCGTCGGGCCGCGCATCGACCTGTTCGAGGTGATCGACACCAACTCGTTCGCCAACAATGAAGAATTCGACTTCTCCAACGGCTTTTTTATCAACAACCCGCTGGTCACACCGCTATTTGCCGGTCCTGGCCTGGGCTTCGATTGGACGATCTCAAAGAACTTCAGCCTGCGGGCCGCCTACATCGCCGCCTCCGGCGGCAGCGCCCTCGCCTTCGGTTCCGGTGGCCTGACGGGCGGCAACAACCTGGTGGCTGCCGAGTTCGAGATCCGCCCCTCCGTCACCTCCTCGATCAAATTGCAGTACAGCCACTACGTCGAGCAAAATTCGCTCTTTGGCATCGACTTCAGCCTCAACGGCACCTTCGGCCAGTTCACCCGCTCGGTCACCGACGTTGCCGGCTTTAACGGCGAATGGGCGATCACTCCGAGCGTCGCCATCTTCGGTCGCTTCGGCTACGCCTTCTCCGATGTTAGATTCCAGCTGTCGTCATTTGTGAGCGATGTCGTCTTTGGCCCCGGCAGCACGACCACCCTCGCCAGCAACCTCGACTCGACCACCTGGTCCGCCGGTCTGGCCTTTCCCAACTTTGTCGGCTCCCCCGGTACCCTGGCGGTCGTCGTCGGTCAGGTACCAAGAATCAGTTCCTCCCGCGATTTTGTCTTCACCAACGGCACTCCGCCGCCCGGCGCGCCCACCCAGGCGATCAACGGCTTTATCTCCAGCGGGCGCGAGACAGATGTCGAGCTGTTCTATCGCTTTCCGATTACCGAGCGGCTGACGATCACTCCTGACTTTCAACTCATCTTCGACGCTGCCAACATCGCCAACAATCCGACGATCTCTGTCTTTACCCTGCGGACCGTCTTCACCTTCTAA
- a CDS encoding SpoIID/LytB domain-containing protein: MFKRLLLAVGLGLLLAAPVRAVDLRVAVVQDVGALTVGSSSDAAVIDESGQTIGHLPAMQPLTVTASGNQVRAVNVQAGRLRIVPDKPDGLVFIGSRWFRGAAEVYASANRATGLNLVDLEAYLYGVVGAEMIASWPEEALKAQAIAARTFALYNWTRRQNEAFDLGDTVMWQVYKGAEDETDSVRRAVDATAAQVLTFKGSLINAMYHNNAGGRTEDFRAASGSEEAPYLSSVEDYDQNSPYWKWQQVIPVATLRRSLGLIAIGDLLQVKIAERSLSGRALSVLFVGKSGSQLVKGTDVRFKLGLRSNFFEINPSGAPLNALTFDGHGFGHGIGMSQWGARALAALGWNCSRILKHYYQGVEVQKEVF; the protein is encoded by the coding sequence GTGTTCAAGAGGTTGCTGCTGGCGGTCGGTCTCGGCCTGCTACTTGCTGCCCCGGTCAGAGCTGTCGATCTGCGCGTCGCCGTGGTGCAGGATGTAGGCGCACTCACCGTCGGCAGCTCCAGCGACGCAGCTGTCATCGATGAATCGGGGCAGACGATTGGCCACCTCCCGGCAATGCAACCGCTCACCGTCACCGCCTCGGGCAATCAGGTCCGCGCCGTCAACGTCCAGGCGGGCCGCCTGCGGATCGTTCCCGACAAGCCCGATGGCCTGGTCTTTATCGGCAGCCGCTGGTTTCGCGGGGCAGCCGAGGTCTACGCCAGCGCCAACCGGGCGACCGGTCTGAATCTGGTCGATCTCGAAGCGTACCTCTACGGCGTGGTGGGTGCCGAGATGATCGCAAGCTGGCCTGAAGAAGCACTCAAAGCCCAGGCAATCGCGGCGCGCACCTTTGCGCTCTATAACTGGACCCGCCGTCAGAACGAAGCCTTCGACCTGGGCGACACGGTGATGTGGCAGGTCTACAAGGGCGCTGAAGACGAAACCGACTCGGTGCGCCGGGCGGTCGATGCCACCGCCGCTCAGGTGCTCACCTTCAAAGGCAGCCTGATCAACGCCATGTACCACAACAACGCCGGGGGCCGCACCGAAGATTTTCGCGCCGCCAGCGGCAGCGAAGAAGCGCCCTACTTGAGTTCGGTCGAAGATTACGATCAAAATTCGCCCTACTGGAAGTGGCAGCAGGTGATTCCGGTGGCCACCCTGCGCCGGTCGCTGGGACTTATTGCCATCGGCGATCTGCTCCAGGTCAAGATCGCCGAGCGCAGCCTGAGTGGCCGGGCGCTCTCGGTGCTCTTTGTGGGCAAAAGCGGCAGCCAACTGGTCAAAGGCACCGACGTGCGCTTCAAACTCGGCCTGCGCAGCAATTTCTTTGAGATCAACCCCAGTGGGGCACCGCTGAATGCCCTCACCTTCGACGGCCACGGCTTTGGCCACGGCATCGGCATGAGCCAGTGGGGCGCACGCGCCCTCGCGGCCCTGGGTTGGAACTGCAGCCGCATCCTCAAACACTACTACCAGGGCGTCGAGGTGCAGAAGGAAGTGTTTTAG
- a CDS encoding orange carotenoid protein N-terminal domain-containing protein, whose amino-acid sequence MDENTKNIDRAFEEGQQLSDPAGSAPHQTSISGAQEAGASSTGAVPAYEQRQVPTNTTDSDSEKVFHEGANQGSGNYSVSSERISDIVDKTLSTQTPGTVRSEGLQQVRDQFDALDVDAKLAVLYYVYVEMGKSVTPAAPAAADRLRVQDFFNGFDALGQGEAQLEAMRALVRGDDTALGQTYGNFTENDKLFTWFLLAERMGKDVIDVPADYKLSEDGNRALEAIKQLDFEQQITLLRDIAYAMGRTSSEYSR is encoded by the coding sequence ATGGACGAGAACACAAAAAACATCGACCGGGCCTTCGAGGAGGGCCAGCAGCTGAGCGATCCAGCCGGGAGCGCTCCCCATCAGACCAGCATCTCCGGTGCTCAGGAGGCAGGCGCTTCGAGTACCGGTGCCGTCCCTGCCTACGAGCAGCGTCAGGTGCCGACCAATACGACCGACTCCGATTCTGAGAAGGTCTTCCACGAAGGAGCCAATCAGGGTAGTGGGAACTACAGCGTTTCCAGCGAGCGCATTTCTGACATTGTCGATAAGACCCTCAGCACCCAGACCCCTGGAACAGTGCGCAGCGAAGGTCTGCAGCAGGTGCGCGACCAGTTCGATGCCCTCGACGTCGATGCGAAGCTGGCGGTGCTCTACTACGTCTATGTCGAGATGGGCAAGTCGGTGACGCCCGCTGCCCCCGCCGCCGCCGATCGCCTCCGCGTCCAGGACTTCTTCAATGGCTTCGACGCTCTGGGGCAGGGTGAGGCGCAGCTTGAAGCGATGCGGGCGCTGGTGCGCGGCGACGACACGGCTCTGGGTCAGACCTACGGCAATTTTACCGAGAACGACAAACTGTTTACCTGGTTTTTGCTCGCCGAGCGGATGGGCAAAGACGTCATCGATGTTCCTGCAGACTACAAGTTGTCGGAGGACGGCAACCGCGCCCTCGAAGCGATCAAGCAGCTCGACTTTGAGCAGCAGATCACTCTTCTGCGCGACATTGCCTACGCGATGGGCCGGACATCGAGCGAATACAGCCGCTAG
- a CDS encoding DHH family phosphoesterase: MESASSTAESVAPAIKTNGQLKKADKLRQVLSKHAEERHLIVLQDFPDPDALSSAWTYTLISQQYGIECVSAYAGTLSHQENIALVRLTGFPVQRWNLQLEQRDLKNFQGAVFLDNQGTTSQITRLVKQSKLPVIAVIDHHAPQDDLAPQFSDIRTACGATATIFVQYLQDGLLGLDATNADHLKVATALMHGLRSETNHLMQAKEEDFQAAAYLSRYYDPKLLEAILQTARSRRVMDVIERALKNRIVKNSFSVSGVGYLRYEDRDAIPQAADFLITEEDIHTAVVYGIVRTEDEREIVSGSLRTNKLTLDPDEFIKKTFGQDASGRFFGGGRMRAGGFEIPVGFLSGSSENTAFNQLKWEVFDSQIKQKLNRLITDDEEDT; the protein is encoded by the coding sequence ATGGAATCTGCATCCAGTACAGCCGAGTCCGTCGCCCCGGCGATCAAGACCAACGGCCAGCTCAAAAAAGCCGATAAATTGCGTCAGGTGCTGAGCAAGCACGCCGAGGAACGGCATCTCATCGTGCTGCAGGATTTTCCCGATCCGGACGCCCTCAGCAGCGCCTGGACCTACACCTTGATCTCTCAGCAGTACGGCATCGAGTGTGTGAGTGCCTACGCCGGTACTCTAAGCCATCAAGAAAACATCGCCCTGGTGCGCCTGACCGGTTTTCCGGTGCAGCGCTGGAATTTACAGCTCGAACAGCGCGATCTTAAAAATTTTCAAGGTGCGGTCTTCCTCGACAACCAGGGCACCACCAGCCAGATCACCCGCCTGGTCAAGCAATCCAAGCTGCCGGTCATTGCCGTCATCGATCACCACGCTCCCCAGGACGACCTGGCACCCCAATTTAGCGACATCCGCACCGCCTGCGGCGCGACGGCGACGATCTTTGTGCAGTACCTCCAGGACGGTCTCCTTGGCCTCGATGCCACCAACGCCGACCACCTCAAAGTTGCCACCGCCTTGATGCACGGCCTGCGCTCCGAGACCAACCACCTGATGCAGGCCAAAGAAGAAGATTTTCAGGCCGCCGCTTACCTGAGCCGCTACTACGATCCGAAGCTTTTAGAAGCGATCTTGCAGACGGCCCGCTCGCGGCGGGTGATGGATGTGATCGAGCGCGCCCTCAAAAACCGGATCGTCAAAAATAGCTTCTCGGTCTCCGGCGTCGGCTACCTGCGCTACGAGGACCGCGACGCCATTCCCCAGGCGGCGGACTTTCTCATCACCGAAGAGGACATCCACACCGCCGTCGTCTACGGCATCGTCCGCACCGAGGACGAGCGCGAGATCGTCTCCGGTTCGCTGCGCACCAACAAGCTCACCCTCGATCCGGACGAATTTATCAAAAAAACCTTCGGTCAGGACGCGAGTGGCCGTTTCTTTGGCGGTGGCCGAATGCGCGCCGGCGGATTTGAAATCCCGGTAGGTTTTTTGTCGGGCAGCAGCGAGAATACTGCCTTCAATCAGCTCAAGTGGGAAGTCTTCGATAGCCAGATCAAACAAAAACTCAATCGTCTGATCACCGACGACGAAGAAGACACCTGA
- a CDS encoding O-antigen ligase family protein translates to MGTGLSTAKRGFPSASEALSAGPISWAAFLVGLAVLPVWSPLMLVSWLVASIALAAGGLWPLRPGPAGRWLIATALVLLVLTAFSVRPGDSLLGLFNYLPFFLFFGLAVHLVDRAERLTQLLTVLLWGGLVTGLAGLFEWVTGANWQWEPLSGLVLLTVGSRQEAGILDRVTAFFAWPTSTAAYLLLVLPLAAAIALGGLPRQRWLGWAVLAVGGVTLLGTASRNAWMIALLVVGALLLVARRWRLVTALTAGAGTVLLAGLGPVSWPPIRWLREIVPASLWQKVSESITSGTASFTSLTNRLDAWQIALRMTGERPLTGWGLQTFPFVEKTYFGHDAAQLLHAHNLYLTYTAETGIPAALLLVGFYLWTLLRGVRQAVSLRGVSRWQQAGLLAALVAYLLFGFSDVPFYDARINALFWIELALIWRMPSLALQETIKEHS, encoded by the coding sequence GTGGGAACTGGTTTGAGCACTGCCAAGCGCGGCTTCCCGTCCGCCTCCGAAGCCCTGAGCGCCGGGCCCATCAGTTGGGCAGCATTCCTGGTGGGCCTTGCCGTATTGCCGGTCTGGTCGCCCCTGATGCTCGTAAGCTGGCTGGTCGCCTCGATTGCCCTCGCCGCCGGTGGTCTGTGGCCGCTCAGGCCGGGGCCGGCTGGGCGGTGGCTTATCGCGACGGCCCTGGTGCTGCTGGTGCTCACGGCTTTTAGTGTCCGACCGGGTGACAGTCTACTGGGTCTTTTTAACTACCTGCCCTTCTTTTTGTTTTTCGGGTTGGCTGTGCATCTGGTCGATCGGGCCGAGCGGCTCACCCAACTGCTGACGGTCCTGCTCTGGGGCGGACTCGTCACCGGTCTGGCCGGGCTCTTCGAGTGGGTGACAGGTGCCAACTGGCAGTGGGAACCTTTAAGTGGCCTCGTCCTGCTCACGGTGGGTTCGCGCCAGGAAGCAGGCATCCTCGATCGGGTCACCGCCTTTTTTGCCTGGCCCACCTCGACGGCAGCCTACCTGCTGCTGGTGCTGCCCCTCGCTGCTGCGATTGCCCTCGGCGGCCTGCCGCGCCAGCGCTGGCTGGGCTGGGCAGTGCTGGCAGTCGGAGGGGTGACACTGCTGGGCACCGCCTCGCGCAACGCCTGGATGATTGCGCTGCTGGTGGTCGGCGCTCTGTTGCTGGTGGCCCGGCGATGGCGGCTGGTGACGGCGCTGACGGCGGGGGCGGGGACAGTCTTGCTCGCGGGTCTGGGGCCAGTGTCCTGGCCTCCGATCCGCTGGCTGCGGGAGATCGTTCCGGCCTCGCTCTGGCAGAAGGTGAGCGAGAGCATCACCAGCGGCACCGCCTCCTTTACTTCGCTCACCAATCGCCTCGATGCCTGGCAGATCGCCCTGCGGATGACCGGCGAGCGCCCCCTCACCGGCTGGGGCCTGCAGACTTTTCCGTTCGTCGAGAAGACCTACTTTGGCCACGACGCCGCTCAGCTTCTGCACGCCCACAACCTCTATCTCACCTACACTGCCGAAACCGGTATCCCGGCGGCCCTGCTGCTGGTGGGCTTCTATCTCTGGACGTTGTTACGGGGCGTGCGGCAGGCGGTATCTTTGAGGGGTGTTTCCCGCTGGCAACAGGCGGGCCTGCTGGCTGCCCTCGTCGCGTATTTGCTGTTTGGTTTTTCGGATGTGCCCTTCTACGACGCGCGCATCAACGCCCTTTTCTGGATCGAGCTGGCCTTGATCTGGCGTATGCCATCTCTTGCTTTGCAAGAGACAATCAAAGAACACTCGTGA
- a CDS encoding methyltransferase domain-containing protein, with the protein MASEELPSLNQPVYWESRYRQHQDRWDLGRPAPSFEYLLATPQAPPPGTVVVPGCGRGYDALLFASRGYKVYGFDFAADAIADATRSALRSGISVTFVQEDLFKLPRELDSLFDLVIEHTCFCAIDPSRRPEYVQIVHRLLRPGAELIAIFFAHPRPGGPPFRTDPDEIERLFGGYFAIEQLEPAPVSVPERQGEELFARLRRL; encoded by the coding sequence ATGGCCTCCGAAGAACTTCCCAGCCTCAACCAGCCCGTCTATTGGGAAAGCCGCTACCGGCAGCACCAGGACCGCTGGGATCTGGGCCGCCCGGCTCCGAGTTTCGAGTACCTGCTTGCCACCCCCCAGGCTCCTCCGCCCGGCACGGTCGTCGTTCCTGGCTGTGGACGGGGCTACGACGCCCTGCTGTTTGCCAGTCGCGGCTACAAAGTTTATGGCTTTGACTTTGCCGCCGACGCCATCGCCGATGCGACCCGCTCAGCGCTGCGCAGCGGCATCTCCGTCACCTTCGTTCAAGAAGATCTTTTTAAGCTGCCCAGAGAACTCGACAGTCTCTTTGATCTGGTGATCGAGCACACCTGTTTTTGTGCCATCGACCCATCCCGCCGTCCGGAGTACGTCCAGATCGTCCACCGGCTGCTCAGGCCGGGCGCAGAGCTGATTGCGATCTTTTTTGCCCATCCGCGCCCTGGCGGTCCGCCCTTTCGCACCGATCCCGACGAGATCGAGCGGTTGTTTGGCGGTTACTTTGCCATCGAGCAGTTAGAACCGGCACCGGTTTCGGTGCCCGAGCGGCAGGGCGAGGAACTGTTCGCTCGATTGCGCCGCCTCTGA
- a CDS encoding TerB family tellurite resistance protein yields the protein MADFFESIQPLIVSAEQQGSTLNCVFQCPVTGETVQASAPLQKRETMMGNMAQNVGGNVVQTLKYSVASTIRRAMGFGFVGYIIGDIADSLILQTGNTPGEIHYSEEEKKDALARAFQSADFFVWDNKNSRWISANAEQQMYSDFERQLNAYPVTQPFDQAILARILIAIANADGQLAESEKNFFAWFIDPQLGSLESLSSRPMPSPVELEETTADSTRETIMMLAWSLALADEQLDQNEVALLGSFAQGLGIPLVRHQELMRYAQNYLLERVIGQCLANGQLSPAYEGQILAWSTRIGLDAGEAQRVLVQYKKRHGLY from the coding sequence ATGGCGGATTTTTTTGAATCGATTCAGCCGCTGATCGTCAGCGCCGAGCAGCAGGGTTCGACCCTCAACTGCGTCTTTCAGTGCCCTGTCACCGGCGAGACGGTGCAGGCGAGCGCGCCCCTGCAAAAGCGCGAGACCATGATGGGAAATATGGCCCAGAACGTCGGCGGCAACGTCGTCCAGACCCTCAAGTACTCGGTGGCCTCGACGATCCGGCGGGCGATGGGTTTTGGTTTTGTCGGTTATATCATCGGCGACATCGCCGATTCGCTGATCTTGCAGACCGGCAATACACCTGGCGAAATTCACTACAGCGAGGAAGAGAAGAAGGACGCGCTTGCCCGCGCTTTTCAGTCGGCAGACTTTTTTGTCTGGGACAACAAAAACAGCCGCTGGATTTCGGCGAACGCAGAACAGCAGATGTACTCCGACTTTGAGCGGCAGCTCAACGCCTACCCGGTCACCCAGCCCTTTGATCAGGCGATCCTCGCCCGGATTTTGATCGCGATCGCCAACGCCGACGGCCAGCTCGCCGAGAGCGAAAAGAACTTTTTTGCCTGGTTTATCGATCCGCAACTGGGCAGCCTCGAATCGCTCTCCAGTCGGCCCATGCCCAGTCCGGTCGAGCTGGAGGAGACGACAGCCGATTCGACCCGCGAGACGATCATGATGCTCGCCTGGTCCCTGGCGCTGGCCGACGAACAGCTCGATCAAAACGAGGTGGCCCTGCTCGGCAGCTTTGCCCAGGGGCTGGGCATTCCCCTGGTGCGCCACCAGGAATTGATGCGCTACGCCCAGAATTATCTGCTTGAGCGGGTGATTGGCCAGTGTCTGGCAAACGGCCAGCTCTCCCCGGCCTACGAGGGCCAGATCCTTGCCTGGTCCACCCGCATCGGCCTCGATGCGGGCGAAGCCCAGCGCGTCCTGGTGCAGTACAAAAAACGGCACGGCCTGTACTGA
- the psbA gene encoding photosystem II q(b) protein — translation MSATLERRSTQGLWERFADWVTSTNNRFYVGWFGVLMIPTLLSATICYIVAFIAAPPVDMDGIREPISGSLLYGNNIITGAVIPSSNAIGLHFYPIWEAASMDEWLYNGGPYQLVVFHFLIGVFCYLGREWELSYRLGLRPWICIAYSAPVAAATAVFLIYPIGQGSFSDGMPLGISGTFNFMFVFQAEHNILNHPFHMLGVAGVFGGALISAMHGSLVTSSLVSETSYEESQNYGYRFGQGHETYNITAAHGYISRLVFQTFAFWGANSRSLHFIMAAFPVVGIWFTSLGISVMAFNLNGFNFNSSIVDSQGRAIYTWADIVNRANLGMEVMHERNAHNFPLDLASSESAPVAVSTEAIRG, via the coding sequence ATGAGCGCAACACTTGAGCGTCGTTCGACTCAGGGATTGTGGGAGCGCTTCGCCGACTGGGTCACCTCCACCAACAACCGCTTCTACGTCGGTTGGTTCGGCGTCTTGATGATCCCCACCCTGCTTTCGGCTACCATCTGCTACATCGTCGCCTTCATCGCCGCCCCGCCGGTGGACATGGACGGCATCCGCGAGCCGATTTCCGGCTCCTTGCTTTACGGCAACAACATCATCACCGGCGCTGTCATTCCCAGCTCCAACGCTATCGGTCTTCACTTTTATCCGATTTGGGAAGCAGCCAGCATGGATGAGTGGCTCTACAACGGCGGGCCTTACCAGCTTGTCGTCTTCCACTTTTTGATTGGGGTGTTTTGCTACCTGGGTCGGGAGTGGGAGTTGTCCTATCGTCTGGGCTTGCGTCCCTGGATCTGCATTGCCTACAGTGCGCCTGTGGCGGCAGCGACGGCGGTGTTTTTGATTTACCCGATTGGTCAGGGCAGCTTCAGCGATGGGATGCCTCTGGGTATCTCTGGCACGTTCAACTTCATGTTTGTCTTTCAGGCGGAGCACAACATTCTCAACCACCCCTTCCACATGCTGGGAGTGGCGGGAGTGTTCGGCGGCGCTCTGATTAGCGCCATGCACGGGTCGCTCGTCACCTCTTCGCTGGTGAGCGAGACCTCCTACGAGGAATCGCAGAACTACGGCTACAGGTTCGGCCAGGGCCACGAAACCTACAACATCACCGCCGCCCACGGCTACATCAGCCGTCTGGTCTTCCAGACTTTTGCCTTCTGGGGCGCGAATTCTCGCTCGCTGCACTTCATCATGGCCGCCTTTCCGGTGGTGGGCATCTGGTTCACGTCGCTGGGCATCAGCGTGATGGCGTTCAACCTGAACGGGTTCAACTTCAATTCGAGCATCGTCGATTCCCAGGGCCGGGCGATTTACACCTGGGCGGATATCGTCAATCGGGCGAACCTGGGAATGGAAGTGATGCACGAGCGCAATGCCCACAATTTCCCGCTGGATCTGGCGTCGAGCGAGAGTGCGCCCGTGGCCGTAAGTACAGAGGCGATTCGCGGCTAG